In Daphnia pulex isolate KAP4 chromosome 7, ASM2113471v1, one genomic interval encodes:
- the LOC124198676 gene encoding sodium/potassium-transporting ATPase subunit alpha-B-like isoform X7 — MASKGRMEDYRRKDAAPGKKATKKGGKDMNELKQELDIDDHKIPIEELYQRLSTNPETGLTTAQAKAIFERDGPNALTPPKTTPEWVKFCKNLFGGFSMLLWVGAILCFVAYSIEVSTEEDVLGDNLYLGIVLTAVVVVTGVFSYYQESKSNKIMESFKNMVPQYAVVVREGLKQTMKAEEICIGDIVEVKFGDRIPADIRIIEARSFKVDNSSLTGESEPQSRSSEFTNENPLETKNLAFFSTNAVEGTARAIVISIGDNTVMGRIAGLTSGLSSGETPIAREIAHFIHLITGVAVFLGVTFFVIALILGYQWLDAVIFLIGIIVANVPEGLLATVTVCLTLTAKRMASKNCLVKNLEAVETLGSTSTICSDKTGTLTQNRMTVAHMWFDGQIIEADTTEDQSGAQYDKTSSGWKALSRVAGLCSRAEFKPGQDNIPILKREVNGDASEAALLKCIELATGEAMAIRARNKKVCEVPFNSTNKYQVSLHDNEDKNDGRYFLAMKGAPERILDVCSTILLNGVEKPLDNEMRDAFNTAYMELGGLGERVLGFCDTLLPLDKFPKGYAFNADDPNFPLTGLRFVGLISMIDPPRAAVPDAVAKCRSAGIKVIMVTGDHPITAKAIAKSVGIISEGNETVEDMAQRLNIPVEEVDKRLAKAAVVHGGELRDMDSDDLDDVLRNHTEIVFARTSPQQKLIIVEGCQRLGAIVAVTGDGVNDSPALKKADIGVAMGIAGSDVSKQAADMILLDDNFASIVTGVEEGRLIFDNLKKSIAYTLTSNIPEISPFLLFICCDIPLPLGTVTILCIDLGTDMVPAISLAYEAAESDIMKRQPRNPFTDKLVNYRLISMAYGQVGMIQASAGFFVYFVIMAENGFRPDLLFGIRKNWDSRAVNDLQDSYGQEWTYDARKQLEYTCHTAFFVSIVVVQWADLIICKTRRNSIVHQGMRNHVLNFGLLFETAMAAFLSYTPGMDKGLRMYPLKINWWLPAIPFSILIFVYDECRKFILRRNPGGWVERETYY; from the exons TATCGGCGAAAGGATGCGGCTCCTGGCAAGAAAGCCACCAAAAAGGGTGGCAAAGACATGAACGAGTTGAAGCAGGAATTGGACATCGACGACCACAAGATTCCCATCGAGGAGCTCTACCAACGACTGAGCACCAATCCCGAGAcg GGCTTGACTACAGCGCAAGCTAAGGCCATCTTTGAGCGCGACGGCCCCAATGCTCTGACGCCGCCGAAAACGACGCCGGAATGGGTGAAATTCTGCAAGAACCTCTTTGGCGGATTTTCCATGCTTCTCTGGGTCGGAGCCATCCTTTGCTTCGTCGCCTATTCGATCGAAGTCAGCACCGAAGAGGATGTCCTCGGCGACAAC tTGTACTTGGGCATCGTGTTGACggccgtggtggtggtgacgggCGTCTTCTCTTACTACCAGGAGAGCAAGAGCAACAAGATTATGGAGTCGTTCAAGAACATGGTGCCGCAGTACGCCGTCGTGGTGCGCGAGGGTCTCAAGCAGACGATGAAGGCCGAGGAGATTTGCATCGGCGACATTGTCGAAGTCAAATTTGGCGACCGCATTCCGGCCGACATCCGCATCATCGAGGCCCGCAGCTTCAAGGTGGACAACTCGTCGCTGACAGGCGAGTCTGAACCGCAGAGCCGCAGCAGCGAATTCACCAATGAAAATCCGCTCGAGACCAAGAACTTGGCTTTCTTCTCCACCAATGCCGTTGAAG GTACCGCTCGCGCCATCGTCATCAGCATCGGCGACAACACGGTGATGGGTCGCATCGCTGGTTTGACATCCGGTTTGAGCTCTGGAGAGACGCCCATCGCCCGTGAGATTGCCCATTTCATCCACTTGATTACGGGAGTGGCCGTCTTCCTCGGCGTCACTTTTTTCGTCATCGCCCTCATCCTTGGATACCAGTGGCTGGACGCCGTCATCTTTCTCATCGGCATCATCGTGGCCAACGTGCCGGAAGGTCTCCTCGCCACCGTTACCGTCTGCTTGACGCTGACGGCCAAGCGCATGGCCAGCAAGAACTGCCTGGTCAAGAACTTGGAAGCCGTCGAAACTCTTGGCTCGACGTCCACCATCTGCTCAGACAAGACGGGCACTTTGACTCAGAACCGGATGACCGTTGCCCACATGTGGTTCGACGGGCAGATTATCGAAGCCGACACTACTGAAGATCAATCTG GTGCCCAGTACGACAAGACGAGCAGCGGCTGGAAGGCTCTCTCCCGCGTTGCTGGACTGTGCAgccgcgctgaattcaagccCGGCCAGGACAACATTCCCATTTTGAAACGCGAAGTCAACGGTGACGCCTCTGAAGCCGCTCTGCTCAAGTGCATTGAGCTGGCCACTGGCGAGGCCATGGCCATCCGGGCTCGCAACAAAAAGGTGTGCGAAGTTCCGTTCAACTCGACCAACAAGTACCAGGTGTCGCTGCACGACAATGAGGACAAGAACGACGGCCGTTACTTTTTGGCCATGAAGGGAGCGCCCGAGCGCATCCTGGACGTTTGCTCGACCATCCTGCTCAACGGCGTTGAGAAGCCGCTGGACAACGAGATGAGGGACGCTTTCAACACGGCCTACATGGAGCTGGGCGGTCTCGGCGAGCGAGTCCTGGGCTTTTGCGACACTCTCCTGCCCCTGGACAAGTTCCCCAAGGGATACGCTTTCAACGCTGACGATCCCAACTTCCCGCTGACTGGACTCCGCTTCGTCGGACTCATTTCCATGATTGATCCGCCCCGCGCTGCCGTTCCCGACGCCGTCGCCAAGTGCCGTTCCGCCGGaattaaag TCATCATGGTGACTGGTGACCACCCCATCACTGCCAAAGCCATCGCCAAATCCGTCGGCATTATCTCTGAGGGTAACGAAACGGTCGAGGACATGGCCCAGCGGCTCAACATCCCCGTCGAGGAAGTGGACAAGCGTCTGGCTAAGGCGGCCGTCGTTCACGGCGGTGAGCTCCGAGACATGGACAGCGACGATTTGGACGACGTTCTACGCAACCACACTGAAATTGTCTTTGCCCGCACGTCGCCCCAGCAGAAGCTCATCATCGTCGAGGGTTGCCAGCGGCTGGGCGCCATCGTGGCCGTCACTGGTGACGGTGTCAACGATTCGCCCGCTCTCAAGAAGGCCGACATTG gtGTTGCTATGGGTATCGCCGGCTCTGACGTCTCGAAACAGGCGGCCGACATGATTTTGTTGGACGACAACTTTGCCTCGATCGTGACGGGCGTCGAGGAGGGCCGTCTCATCTTTGACAATTTGAAGAAATCCATCGCCTACACGCTGACTTCCAACATCCCCGAGATCTCGCCCTTTTTGCTCTTCATCTGCTGCGACATCCCACTGCCGCTGGGCACCGTCACCATCTTGTGCATCGATTTGGGTACCGACATG GTGCCTGCCATCTCTTTGGCCTACGAGGCTGCCGAGTCCGATATCATGAAGCGCCAGCCACGCAATCCTTTCACCGATAAGCTCGTCAATTACAG GCTGATTTCCATGGCCTACGGCCAAGTCGGCATGATCCAAGCATCAGCTGGCTTCTTTGTCTACTTTGTCATCATGGCCGAAAACGGATTCCGGCCCGACTTGCTCTTCGGCATCCGCAAGAACTGGGACTCGCGTGCCGTCAATGATCTCCAGGACTCGTACGGACAAGAATgg ACTTACGACGCCCGTAAGCAATTGGAATACACCTGCCACACGGCCTTTTTCGTGTCGATCGTCGTGGTGCAGTGGGccgatttgattatttgcaAGACCCGACGCAACTCGATCGTCCACCAGG gcATGCGCAATCACGTCCTCAACTTTGGCCTCCTGTTCGAGACGGCCATGGCAGCCTTCCTTTCGTACACGCCCGGCATGGACAAGGGTCTACGCATGTACCCTTTGAA GATCAATTGGTGGCTGCCGGCCATTCCTTTCTCGATATTGATCTTCGTCTACGACGAGTGCCGTAAATTCATCCTGCGTCGCAATCCAGGCGGATGGGTCGAGCGAGAGACGTACTATTAG
- the LOC124198676 gene encoding sodium/potassium-transporting ATPase subunit alpha-B-like isoform X6 gives MASKGRMEDYRRKDAAPGKKATKKGGKDMNELKQELDIDDHKIPIEELYQRLSTNPETGLTTAQAKAIFERDGPNALTPPKTTPEWVKFCKNLFGGFSMLLWVGAILCFVAYSIEVSTEEDVLGDNLYLGIVLTAVVVVTGVFSYYQESKSNKIMESFKNMVPQYAVVVREGLKQTMKAEEICIGDIVEVKFGDRIPADIRIIEARSFKVDNSSLTGESEPQSRSSEFTNENPLETKNLAFFSTNAVEGTARAIVISIGDNTVMGRIAGLTSGLSSGETPIAREIAHFIHLITGVAVFLGVTFFVIALILGYQWLDAVIFLIGIIVANVPEGLLATVTVCLTLTAKRMASKNCLVKNLEAVETLGSTSTICSDKTGTLTQNRMTVAHMWFDGQIIEADTTEDQSGAQYDKTSSGWKALSRVAGLCSRAEFKPGQDNIPILKREVNGDASEAALLKCIELATGEAMAIRARNKKVCEVPFNSTNKYQVSLHDNEDKNDGRYFLAMKGAPERILDVCSTILLNGVEKPLDNEMRDAFNTAYMELGGLGERVLGFCDTLLPLDKFPKGYAFNADDPNFPLTGLRFVGLISMIDPPRAAVPDAVAKCRSAGIKVIMVTGDHPITAKAIAKSVGIISEGNETVEDMAQRLNIPVEEVDKRLAKAAVVHGGELRDMDSDDLDDVLRNHTEIVFARTSPQQKLIIVEGCQRLGAIVAVTGDGVNDSPALKKADIGVAMGIAGSDVSKQAADMILLDDNFASIVTGVEEGRLIFDNLKKSIAYTLTSNIPEISPFLLFICCDIPLPLGTVTILCIDLGTDMVPAISLAYESAENDIMKRPPRCPKKDKLVNERLISMAYGQVGMIQASAGFFVYFVIMAENGFRPDLLFGIRKNWDSRAVNDLQDSYGQEWTYDARKQLEYTCHTAFFVSIVVVQWADLIICKTRRNSIVHQGMRNHVLNFGLLFETAMAAFLSYTPGMDKGLRMYPLKINWWLPAIPFSILIFVYDECRKFILRRNPGGWVERETYY, from the exons TATCGGCGAAAGGATGCGGCTCCTGGCAAGAAAGCCACCAAAAAGGGTGGCAAAGACATGAACGAGTTGAAGCAGGAATTGGACATCGACGACCACAAGATTCCCATCGAGGAGCTCTACCAACGACTGAGCACCAATCCCGAGAcg GGCTTGACTACAGCGCAAGCTAAGGCCATCTTTGAGCGCGACGGCCCCAATGCTCTGACGCCGCCGAAAACGACGCCGGAATGGGTGAAATTCTGCAAGAACCTCTTTGGCGGATTTTCCATGCTTCTCTGGGTCGGAGCCATCCTTTGCTTCGTCGCCTATTCGATCGAAGTCAGCACCGAAGAGGATGTCCTCGGCGACAAC tTGTACTTGGGCATCGTGTTGACggccgtggtggtggtgacgggCGTCTTCTCTTACTACCAGGAGAGCAAGAGCAACAAGATTATGGAGTCGTTCAAGAACATGGTGCCGCAGTACGCCGTCGTGGTGCGCGAGGGTCTCAAGCAGACGATGAAGGCCGAGGAGATTTGCATCGGCGACATTGTCGAAGTCAAATTTGGCGACCGCATTCCGGCCGACATCCGCATCATCGAGGCCCGCAGCTTCAAGGTGGACAACTCGTCGCTGACAGGCGAGTCTGAACCGCAGAGCCGCAGCAGCGAATTCACCAATGAAAATCCGCTCGAGACCAAGAACTTGGCTTTCTTCTCCACCAATGCCGTTGAAG GTACCGCTCGCGCCATCGTCATCAGCATCGGCGACAACACGGTGATGGGTCGCATCGCTGGTTTGACATCCGGTTTGAGCTCTGGAGAGACGCCCATCGCCCGTGAGATTGCCCATTTCATCCACTTGATTACGGGAGTGGCCGTCTTCCTCGGCGTCACTTTTTTCGTCATCGCCCTCATCCTTGGATACCAGTGGCTGGACGCCGTCATCTTTCTCATCGGCATCATCGTGGCCAACGTGCCGGAAGGTCTCCTCGCCACCGTTACCGTCTGCTTGACGCTGACGGCCAAGCGCATGGCCAGCAAGAACTGCCTGGTCAAGAACTTGGAAGCCGTCGAAACTCTTGGCTCGACGTCCACCATCTGCTCAGACAAGACGGGCACTTTGACTCAGAACCGGATGACCGTTGCCCACATGTGGTTCGACGGGCAGATTATCGAAGCCGACACTACTGAAGATCAATCTG GTGCCCAGTACGACAAGACGAGCAGCGGCTGGAAGGCTCTCTCCCGCGTTGCTGGACTGTGCAgccgcgctgaattcaagccCGGCCAGGACAACATTCCCATTTTGAAACGCGAAGTCAACGGTGACGCCTCTGAAGCCGCTCTGCTCAAGTGCATTGAGCTGGCCACTGGCGAGGCCATGGCCATCCGGGCTCGCAACAAAAAGGTGTGCGAAGTTCCGTTCAACTCGACCAACAAGTACCAGGTGTCGCTGCACGACAATGAGGACAAGAACGACGGCCGTTACTTTTTGGCCATGAAGGGAGCGCCCGAGCGCATCCTGGACGTTTGCTCGACCATCCTGCTCAACGGCGTTGAGAAGCCGCTGGACAACGAGATGAGGGACGCTTTCAACACGGCCTACATGGAGCTGGGCGGTCTCGGCGAGCGAGTCCTGGGCTTTTGCGACACTCTCCTGCCCCTGGACAAGTTCCCCAAGGGATACGCTTTCAACGCTGACGATCCCAACTTCCCGCTGACTGGACTCCGCTTCGTCGGACTCATTTCCATGATTGATCCGCCCCGCGCTGCCGTTCCCGACGCCGTCGCCAAGTGCCGTTCCGCCGGaattaaag TCATCATGGTGACTGGTGACCACCCCATCACTGCCAAAGCCATCGCCAAATCCGTCGGCATTATCTCTGAGGGTAACGAAACGGTCGAGGACATGGCCCAGCGGCTCAACATCCCCGTCGAGGAAGTGGACAAGCGTCTGGCTAAGGCGGCCGTCGTTCACGGCGGTGAGCTCCGAGACATGGACAGCGACGATTTGGACGACGTTCTACGCAACCACACTGAAATTGTCTTTGCCCGCACGTCGCCCCAGCAGAAGCTCATCATCGTCGAGGGTTGCCAGCGGCTGGGCGCCATCGTGGCCGTCACTGGTGACGGTGTCAACGATTCGCCCGCTCTCAAGAAGGCCGACATTG gtGTTGCTATGGGTATCGCCGGCTCTGACGTCTCGAAACAGGCGGCCGACATGATTTTGTTGGACGACAACTTTGCCTCGATCGTGACGGGCGTCGAGGAGGGCCGTCTCATCTTTGACAATTTGAAGAAATCCATCGCCTACACGCTGACTTCCAACATCCCCGAGATCTCGCCCTTTTTGCTCTTCATCTGCTGCGACATCCCACTGCCGCTGGGCACCGTCACCATCTTGTGCATCGATTTGGGTACCGACATG GTTCCGGCCATTTCTTTGGCTTACGAATCGGCCGAGAATGACATCATGAAGCGGCCACCCCGTTGTCCCAAAAAGGATAAATTAGTCAATGAAAG GCTGATTTCCATGGCCTACGGCCAAGTCGGCATGATCCAAGCATCAGCTGGCTTCTTTGTCTACTTTGTCATCATGGCCGAAAACGGATTCCGGCCCGACTTGCTCTTCGGCATCCGCAAGAACTGGGACTCGCGTGCCGTCAATGATCTCCAGGACTCGTACGGACAAGAATgg ACTTACGACGCCCGTAAGCAATTGGAATACACCTGCCACACGGCCTTTTTCGTGTCGATCGTCGTGGTGCAGTGGGccgatttgattatttgcaAGACCCGACGCAACTCGATCGTCCACCAGG gcATGCGCAATCACGTCCTCAACTTTGGCCTCCTGTTCGAGACGGCCATGGCAGCCTTCCTTTCGTACACGCCCGGCATGGACAAGGGTCTACGCATGTACCCTTTGAA GATCAATTGGTGGCTGCCGGCCATTCCTTTCTCGATATTGATCTTCGTCTACGACGAGTGCCGTAAATTCATCCTGCGTCGCAATCCAGGCGGATGGGTCGAGCGAGAGACGTACTATTAG
- the LOC124198676 gene encoding sodium/potassium-transporting ATPase subunit alpha-B-like isoform X4, with amino-acid sequence MAEYGRADSYRTATTATLPDDCLRADGAAKYRRKDAAPGKKATKKGGKDMNELKQELDIDDHKIPIEELYQRLSTNPETGLTTAQAKAIFERDGPNALTPPKTTPEWVKFCKNLFGGFSMLLWVGAILCFVAYSIEVSTEEDVLGDNLYLGIVLTAVVVVTGVFSYYQESKSNKIMESFKNMVPQYAVVVREGLKQTMKAEEICIGDIVEVKFGDRIPADIRIIEARSFKVDNSSLTGESEPQSRSSEFTNENPLETKNLAFFSTNAVEGTARAIVISIGDNTVMGRIAGLTSGLSSGETPIAREIAHFIHLITGVAVFLGVTFFVIALILGYQWLDAVIFLIGIIVANVPEGLLATVTVCLTLTAKRMASKNCLVKNLEAVETLGSTSTICSDKTGTLTQNRMTVAHMWFDGQIIEADTTEDQSGAQYDKTSSGWKALSRVAGLCSRAEFKPGQDNIPILKREVNGDASEAALLKCIELATGEAMAIRARNKKVCEVPFNSTNKYQVSLHDNEDKNDGRYFLAMKGAPERILDVCSTILLNGVEKPLDNEMRDAFNTAYMELGGLGERVLGFCDTLLPLDKFPKGYAFNADDPNFPLTGLRFVGLISMIDPPRAAVPDAVAKCRSAGIKVIMVTGDHPITAKAIAKSVGIISEGNETVEDMAQRLNIPVEEVDKRLAKAAVVHGGELRDMDSDDLDDVLRNHTEIVFARTSPQQKLIIVEGCQRLGAIVAVTGDGVNDSPALKKADIGVAMGIAGSDVSKQAADMILLDDNFASIVTGVEEGRLIFDNLKKSIAYTLTSNIPEISPFLLFICCDIPLPLGTVTILCIDLGTDMVPAISLAYEEAESDIMKRRPRNPFTDKLVNERLISMAYGQVGMIQASAGFFVYFVIMAENGFRPDLLFGIRKNWDSRAVNDLQDSYGQEWTYDARKQLEYTCHTAFFVSIVVVQWADLIICKTRRNSIVHQGMRNHVLNFGLLFETAMAAFLSYTPGMDKGLRMYPLKINWWLPAIPFSILIFVYDECRKFILRRNPGGWVERETYY; translated from the exons TACGGTCGTGCGGATTCGTACCGGACGGCTACCACAGCCACCTTACCCGACGACTGCCTCCGAGCCGATGGTGCTGCCAAG TATCGGCGAAAGGATGCGGCTCCTGGCAAGAAAGCCACCAAAAAGGGTGGCAAAGACATGAACGAGTTGAAGCAGGAATTGGACATCGACGACCACAAGATTCCCATCGAGGAGCTCTACCAACGACTGAGCACCAATCCCGAGAcg GGCTTGACTACAGCGCAAGCTAAGGCCATCTTTGAGCGCGACGGCCCCAATGCTCTGACGCCGCCGAAAACGACGCCGGAATGGGTGAAATTCTGCAAGAACCTCTTTGGCGGATTTTCCATGCTTCTCTGGGTCGGAGCCATCCTTTGCTTCGTCGCCTATTCGATCGAAGTCAGCACCGAAGAGGATGTCCTCGGCGACAAC tTGTACTTGGGCATCGTGTTGACggccgtggtggtggtgacgggCGTCTTCTCTTACTACCAGGAGAGCAAGAGCAACAAGATTATGGAGTCGTTCAAGAACATGGTGCCGCAGTACGCCGTCGTGGTGCGCGAGGGTCTCAAGCAGACGATGAAGGCCGAGGAGATTTGCATCGGCGACATTGTCGAAGTCAAATTTGGCGACCGCATTCCGGCCGACATCCGCATCATCGAGGCCCGCAGCTTCAAGGTGGACAACTCGTCGCTGACAGGCGAGTCTGAACCGCAGAGCCGCAGCAGCGAATTCACCAATGAAAATCCGCTCGAGACCAAGAACTTGGCTTTCTTCTCCACCAATGCCGTTGAAG GTACCGCTCGCGCCATCGTCATCAGCATCGGCGACAACACGGTGATGGGTCGCATCGCTGGTTTGACATCCGGTTTGAGCTCTGGAGAGACGCCCATCGCCCGTGAGATTGCCCATTTCATCCACTTGATTACGGGAGTGGCCGTCTTCCTCGGCGTCACTTTTTTCGTCATCGCCCTCATCCTTGGATACCAGTGGCTGGACGCCGTCATCTTTCTCATCGGCATCATCGTGGCCAACGTGCCGGAAGGTCTCCTCGCCACCGTTACCGTCTGCTTGACGCTGACGGCCAAGCGCATGGCCAGCAAGAACTGCCTGGTCAAGAACTTGGAAGCCGTCGAAACTCTTGGCTCGACGTCCACCATCTGCTCAGACAAGACGGGCACTTTGACTCAGAACCGGATGACCGTTGCCCACATGTGGTTCGACGGGCAGATTATCGAAGCCGACACTACTGAAGATCAATCTG GTGCCCAGTACGACAAGACGAGCAGCGGCTGGAAGGCTCTCTCCCGCGTTGCTGGACTGTGCAgccgcgctgaattcaagccCGGCCAGGACAACATTCCCATTTTGAAACGCGAAGTCAACGGTGACGCCTCTGAAGCCGCTCTGCTCAAGTGCATTGAGCTGGCCACTGGCGAGGCCATGGCCATCCGGGCTCGCAACAAAAAGGTGTGCGAAGTTCCGTTCAACTCGACCAACAAGTACCAGGTGTCGCTGCACGACAATGAGGACAAGAACGACGGCCGTTACTTTTTGGCCATGAAGGGAGCGCCCGAGCGCATCCTGGACGTTTGCTCGACCATCCTGCTCAACGGCGTTGAGAAGCCGCTGGACAACGAGATGAGGGACGCTTTCAACACGGCCTACATGGAGCTGGGCGGTCTCGGCGAGCGAGTCCTGGGCTTTTGCGACACTCTCCTGCCCCTGGACAAGTTCCCCAAGGGATACGCTTTCAACGCTGACGATCCCAACTTCCCGCTGACTGGACTCCGCTTCGTCGGACTCATTTCCATGATTGATCCGCCCCGCGCTGCCGTTCCCGACGCCGTCGCCAAGTGCCGTTCCGCCGGaattaaag TCATCATGGTGACTGGTGACCACCCCATCACTGCCAAAGCCATCGCCAAATCCGTCGGCATTATCTCTGAGGGTAACGAAACGGTCGAGGACATGGCCCAGCGGCTCAACATCCCCGTCGAGGAAGTGGACAAGCGTCTGGCTAAGGCGGCCGTCGTTCACGGCGGTGAGCTCCGAGACATGGACAGCGACGATTTGGACGACGTTCTACGCAACCACACTGAAATTGTCTTTGCCCGCACGTCGCCCCAGCAGAAGCTCATCATCGTCGAGGGTTGCCAGCGGCTGGGCGCCATCGTGGCCGTCACTGGTGACGGTGTCAACGATTCGCCCGCTCTCAAGAAGGCCGACATTG gtGTTGCTATGGGTATCGCCGGCTCTGACGTCTCGAAACAGGCGGCCGACATGATTTTGTTGGACGACAACTTTGCCTCGATCGTGACGGGCGTCGAGGAGGGCCGTCTCATCTTTGACAATTTGAAGAAATCCATCGCCTACACGCTGACTTCCAACATCCCCGAGATCTCGCCCTTTTTGCTCTTCATCTGCTGCGACATCCCACTGCCGCTGGGCACCGTCACCATCTTGTGCATCGATTTGGGTACCGACATG GTCCCAGCTATTTCCCTAGCCTACGAGGAGGCCGAATCGGATATCATGAAACGTCGGCCGAGAAATCCATTCACCGACAAACTGGTGAACGAAAG GCTGATTTCCATGGCCTACGGCCAAGTCGGCATGATCCAAGCATCAGCTGGCTTCTTTGTCTACTTTGTCATCATGGCCGAAAACGGATTCCGGCCCGACTTGCTCTTCGGCATCCGCAAGAACTGGGACTCGCGTGCCGTCAATGATCTCCAGGACTCGTACGGACAAGAATgg ACTTACGACGCCCGTAAGCAATTGGAATACACCTGCCACACGGCCTTTTTCGTGTCGATCGTCGTGGTGCAGTGGGccgatttgattatttgcaAGACCCGACGCAACTCGATCGTCCACCAGG gcATGCGCAATCACGTCCTCAACTTTGGCCTCCTGTTCGAGACGGCCATGGCAGCCTTCCTTTCGTACACGCCCGGCATGGACAAGGGTCTACGCATGTACCCTTTGAA GATCAATTGGTGGCTGCCGGCCATTCCTTTCTCGATATTGATCTTCGTCTACGACGAGTGCCGTAAATTCATCCTGCGTCGCAATCCAGGCGGATGGGTCGAGCGAGAGACGTACTATTAG